The following proteins are encoded in a genomic region of Colletotrichum higginsianum IMI 349063 chromosome 9, whole genome shotgun sequence:
- a CDS encoding carbon-nitrogen hydrolase → MATSPPTIYLAVSQKHTLSTTPETLEALSQQCQKASKQDPSPDLILFPEAYIGGYPRGATFGAAVGGRTPEGREQFLNYFKDAADLGDTPEGAGEKWVKRELEGQEEGGAGRVRRGDGTREYLERVARETGIFIVTGIVERAGGTLYCAVVYVCPKLGVIGKRRKVMPTGSERLIWGQGQPSSLRAVTTSLRGVPITLAAAICWENYMPLLRHSLYSQNVNLYLAPTADTRDTWPALMRTVACEGRCFVLSANQCLKKQSQPAWVYGEKSESEEFVSTGGSCIVSPLGQLLQGPLWEDEDGMLTVGVNFDDCVRGRLDLDVAGSYSRNDAFKLTVTGLDISPPL, encoded by the exons ATGGCGACTTCACCACCGACAATCTACCTCGCGGTCAGCCAGAAGCACACGCTTTCCACCACCCCGGAAACACTCGAAGCTCTGTCTCAGCAGTGCCAGAAAGCGTCCAAGCAGGACCCGTCTCCCGACCTGATTCTCTTCCCCGAGGCCTACATCGGTGGCTACCCGCGAGGGGCTACTTTCGGTGCCGCGGTGGGAGGCCGTACCCCTGAAGGCAGAGAACAGTTCCTGAACTACTTCAAGGATGCTGCAGACCTAGGGGACACTCCCGAAGGCGCGGGGGAGAAGTGGGTGAAGAGAGAACTCGAGGGCCAAGAAGAGGGCGGTGCGGGTCGAGTCCGGAGAGGCGATGGCACGCGAGAGTACCTTGAACGGGTGGCCAGAGAGACCGGAATATTCATTGTCACGGGAATCGTGGAACGAGCAGGAGGCACTCTCTACTGTGCTGTTGTATACGTCTGTCCCAAGCTGGGAG TGATTGGCAAACGGAGAAAGGTGATGCCA ACAGGAAGTGAGCGCCTGATCTGGGGCCAAGGACAGCCGTCCTCGCTCCGCGCCGTGACAACCAGCCTCAGGGGCGTCCCGATCACGCTCGCAGCCGCCATCTGCTGGGAGAACTACATGCCCCTTCTGCGGCACTCGCTCTACAGCCAGAACGTCAACCTTTACCTGGCCCCGACGGCGGACACGCGCGACACCTGGCCGGCCCTCATGCGAACGGTCGCCTGCGAGGGGAGGTGCTTCGTCCTGAGCGCGAACCAGTGCCTCAAGAAGCAGAGCCAGCCCGCTTGGGTCTACGGGGAGAAGTCCGAGAGCGAGGAGTTCGTGTCCACCGGCGGGTCCTGCATCGTGTCTCCGCTGGGACAACTCCTTCAGGGACCGTTGtgggaggatgaggacggcaTGCTGACGGTCGGTGTCAACTTCGACGACTGCGTCAGAGGCAGGTTGGATCTGGATGTCGCCGGGAGCTATTCGAG GAATGACGCCTTCAAGCTGACTGTCACTGGGCTTGATATTAGCCCTCCATTGTGA